aatgagcagcctaatttggtatcgaattcgtcatccacgagattcgaacggCACTATTGGAATTAAAGCATgaaaagaaatgagagttgaATTTTATTTGGactcaacattttttttaaacctaatttttaatatttttacacttaaaCTCTCAATTCTACCCTTATAAACCTCCTccaccccccccccaaaaaaaaacctaaaccaTCCCCTGACAACCATACTGTTTTAGGCGACTCTGCCGTGCACCATCGAACCTGTCATCATCGCCACCTTAGTGTACCCGCCATCTCATGTGGCAAGAATTCaatttttggtgttttttttagcaaacgatattatctataataTGGAGGTGGGGGTGGGCTAAACCTCATAATGGGCTATCAATAAGATGGTTCAAATTTACGTTTTCAATTTCTGGTGTTTTGGAAGAATTGAAGTCTTGAGGATATATGTATAGGAGGAGAAAATTAAAGTGTGTAGTGGGCGCGTCGCATCCCTTCACATGTTTACTTTACTACATTTTGGTGATATGACATTATTAACTTTCGATTTTGTCACGGTTATATGAGTTGATACTTATCTGCTAAGTTGAAACTCTCTTTCCAAATATTCATTGCATTGAGAAGAAAAGAAGTCacagatagatagatagattaGGTTATCATCCTGGCCTCTTTCTTTtattaaaaagtttaaaaactaGGGATGTTTGggggtaacaaattcaaaattcaagcaCCTTGATCAAAATATGCGCTACTTAATTTCTGACTTTGTTAATTGAGGTTTTGTTCTTCCCCTGCcaactaaaaaaatatcaaacggaaaaaaaaaaaaaaaaaagaccagaACAAGCACCACTGACGGCGCCTTGACGGCTGAGACCGCCCTTCTCTCCATCTTGAGTCTCGAATCGACGATCCAATGCCATGAAGAAGACAGGTGTAGGAGGAGATTAAAAGAGAGGTTCGCCGGAGTGATGCTGGGGTGGATTTGATTTTCCATATCTCTGTTGtacagttttattttattttattgtatttaataatatatatttttatgtgaTATTAGTAATGATGTGGCAGCCAAGTTAGTATATAAGTGGGGCTCACAAATGCCACGTTACAACTTTAACATATTTATTAACGGCTTTGACGGAAAGTGATAATATTTAAGTTTTAATTAGATGTAGAGTGAGAATAAATATAAACCTTTACTTTTGTTGTCATTAGGTTAGGAATTgcaaaattcacaaattgaaTATGACGGTTATCATTAACTCATTCCGGCATTTCACTGGTCCATCTCACATAAACCAACgattttgatttcttttccACATAAATCAAGGGTCCATATTTTTTTATCCCTAGACTCCAGACACTAAGGTTTAGAATGGATTCAATTACGTTATAGGTTGGCTTGGCGCCATGAAAGGTGCCTCCCCTTACCCATGGGATAACTTGACCTCCAATGTTCAACTCTTTTTGCACACAACACAATTGTGTTTGTACGTATATTTTATTAGTCACTGTCATGCATTTCACTAAATACCACCACACTAGAGTTATTTTCACAGGGGTTTTAATTATGAGATTATTCCTGGATAAAGGAAAAACTAATTTGATGTTAGTAATGATGATGGATAAAGGGAAATCCACGttcgaaaaaatatatatttttatgtgaTATTAGTAATGATGTGGCCGCCAAGTCAGTAGATAAGTGGGGCTCACAAATGCCACGTTACAACTTTAACATATTTATTACCGAATTTGACGGAAAGTGGTTAGGAATTAGATGTGTCGGAGctcaaagataaaaaaattgagagttttaacgaaaaacccgcggtactgttcactttaacgaaaaaccacatttttacactaaaaagtcaaacctggtactattcactttaccctttattttgtccttatcgttaaaactcaaagttttcaagccattttcattagttttcctacaAAAATTTGGAACACACAAATTGAATATGACAGTTACTATTAACTTATTATGGCATTTCGCTGGTCCACGTCACACAAACCAAcgactttgattttttttccacaCAAATAAAaggcccatattttttttatccctAAACTTGAGATACTAAGGTTCAGAATAGGTTGGCTTGGCGCCATGAAAGGTGCCTCCCTTTACCCATGGGATAACTTCACCTCCAGTGTTCAACTCTTTTTGCACACAACACAATTGTGTTTGTACGTATATTTTATCAGTCACTATCCATGCATTTCACTAAATACCACCACACTAGAGTTATTTACACAGGGGTTTTAATTATGAGATTATTCATGgataaagaaaaaattaatttgatgtGGGTAAAAccgtaaaagaaaaataaatcaaacaatGACACTTCATTTTAGTGTCTAATCTAATTTGTGTAAAAGCATGGTGCGTGTAGCCTTACTCTTCACTTATTTCGACAAAAAACAATAgcaatttttcaataaaaaacgATAATGGTTAGAAGGGTTACCACATGGATATGTTAATTCTCTGTGCTTGTGACCAATTTTTTGATCTGAAAATAATGTGGCATGAAACAAAATATCGTTGGAAGAAAGATATAGCAATTAAGCAAATGAATTTTccaagcatgcatgcatgcccTTAATTAAAGGATCGagtttgacaaaagaaaaatgtgagAGCCAGTACGTACGTAATTGGAAAATCCACGTTCGACAGAAGTAAAAATTTGGCAAATTCACATGATGGAGATATCTCACTCGAGGCTGCTGCCCTGCTCACATTTTGTTAATCCAAACGTTCATTGATTCACATGACCTGCTCACATTGTGTGTAAAATTAGTGGGGTTGCAATTGCAAACACACGACCTGCTCTTCGTTAATTGCCTCGGCCACTCATTcgtggaagggaggacccacaAAAGGAAACAAAGGGTATCGTgccataaaccctaaacccagtACACATAAGCCTGCCAGAGCTGCTCCTACTCCTGGTTAACTTGCAGGTTTCATTGCTGGCAGCGTGAAGAGAAAAGTGGAGAgaggagagcgagagagagagagagagcaagaaAACAGGAGGTAATTCCAAAACTCTCTTTCTCAGACCTTCAACCTCTCCGGCCCCTCTCACCCTTCAACTTCAACGTTGCAGGTAATTTCAAAATTCACTCGACACTCGACGACAGCCCTCAACTCCGTCTTCGTCTCCCTTTCTCTAGCGACTTGCGAGTTGttaccaccatcaccatcatctCCTCCCAAACCTTCCAATCGCGACCACCCACATCACCGCCGTCGAGATTGTCGAACACCACCGTCGTCTACGGCCAGCTCCTGCGAATCAAAATCGACCACCAGTCCGTTACCATCTCATCTCCCAAATTAAGGTGATGTTCTGAACTCTTAACTATCTGCATTCTGCAATCTCTCTGATTAAGTTTTTGGGGATTTATGATTTTCTAGATGTATGGAGAGGAGGTTGAACGTGCCCTCTGTTCTTAAATTTTTAGTGGCTCCATCGCATCCTGCAGATAATTTATTAACTTAATTTTTCTGTGATAGCAAATCTTCTTTCTCACATCTTCTCTCTTGTAGCTGCGAGAGCAAAATGCCGCCCAAGAGAAAAAGGCTGTACAACACAGCCGAAGAAATGTCAGACAAGGAGAGGTAAATAGAACTTACTCATTTTGACTCCTCGAATTAGGAAAATTTTAGAGCGAAAAAATATGAGAGCTAGTCATGAAGAAGGCTTTAAGTACAagatatattttatttaataatattattattatttatttatttttgttgcagGAAAATGTATTTTAGGAAAATGGAAGGGTACCAATTAACCAATCAATGGCAACAGAGTGTAGATAAATGGTGGAACCTTAACAAACAGCTTGAGACCGTGGACTGGAGAGTTCATAAGATCTTTCCACCAGTTATGATGCAACGAAGGCGTAAGAAATTTGTTCATAAATTTTCCATAGAAATTCATTTTCTGTCACTTCCAATCCATCATTCATTCTGTCACTTCCAATCCATCATTCATCATGCACATTTATTTATTGGGACGTTTGATATACATGCCTTGTGTTTAAGTTTCCTAGACTAAACATATGctcttttaaaatttgattaaacattttcttaatatttgatgattaatttaattttttttcacgtTAGAAGTTTAGCTTTTCAGAACTTCTTCTTTgggcatttcatttttttatctcCAATTATTTCTGTATCTATGCCTTTAATATCCATCTCTTATTATGGTGCTGTCATActgtttttttattgtttattgtAACTTGTATTATTGTGAATTCagtagaatatatatatttctttaaaTTGTTGGTTACattcagtggcgaagccaggatttctcgggggggaggggcgaacttaaaagaatgcaaggttaaagaaaaatggcaacaactaaatctttttatatagtaatgtcttccataattaatcaatacaaacaaattacaattgttgccggcgaggtttcatgtcatgaaaacgtcgcataataggctcattatcaataaaagcaaatacatctttctcaatgtaaacaagcatgctatcactcaaccattgatctctcattttgttacgcaatggtgttttcacaatcttcatagcagaaaaagctCTCTCCACCGAAGCGGTTGCAACCGGTAACACCAAAGCCAATGTAAGAAGTTTATACACTAACATATAACTTTCAGACCTCCCGGTCTTCACTAACTCTTATGCAAGATCACTAATTCCTCTCAATGATGAAAACTCACTATGCATCTTCATATCATGAATGTAATTGTCAAGTTGAATTGGAAGATTCATGAGGTCCATACGATCAAAATCTTGAGAATAAAGTTTGGCTAAACGAACAATTTTTGCTTtgtcaaaagatgcaaaattattcacCGGACTCAAACAAGCCATACAAAGAAGTAACTCGGTGTTTACCTCATTGAAGCGATCATTCAACTCCTTTAGTTGCATatcaaggacttgaaaatagaggtccacacgatagtaatggaagtttgtgatttttggagctTTACGCCTTGATTTTCCAGGTACGAAATGCAAATCCTCCATGTTAGGAACGATAATATCATGCTCCTCACAAAACTTTTCTACATCATGAAGCAAGTCCCCAAAGTCATCATCTCTCAAGGATTGTAGTCTTTGCTTGCATACTTCCACTAAcgccattgcattcacaatatcttgatcttTCTTTTGCAATGCTTGTGATAACTCATTTGTAATTCCCAATATAAGTCTCATCAAGAAAAGGTGAAATGCAAAATCAAAAGTTTGTATGTCTTTGAATAACCTAGTTGCTTCACCGAGATTATCTTGGTTGCGATCACTTTTAATCCATTCAACCACCTCCACCACGGCTTCAAACATAACAATAATACTAACTATAGTACCATAATGTGAGTTCCACCGTGTATCACATGGACGCATGAGACTCATTTCTTGATTTAACCCTTTACCCGTTTCAAGATTACCAAGATCAAGAGCTTTCTgaatttgttcttgttgtttctCTCTAAATGCATCACGACGCTTACACGATGATCCAATAAGATTCACCAAACTACTAGCATTAATGAAGAAATTGGCAACATCCTCATTTTCCTTTGCCACGAATACAagagctagttgaagttggTGTGCAAAACAATGAATATAAAATGCTTGAGGGTATTTGttcaaaatctttgttttaagaccattcaactcacctttcatATTGCTAGCTCCATCATAGCCTTGTCCTCGTAACTTAGACATACTCAAATTTGTTGTAGCAAACAATCTCTCAATGGCATCTTCAAGCGAGCTACTAGTTGTAGAGGAGACATGTTGAACACCCAAAAACTTTTCAATTGCTTCTCCTTTTTTATTCACATAACGCAATACCACCGCCATTTGCTCTTTAGTTGAAGAATCACGTGCTCcatcaaccaaaagagaaaaaaatgcacCTTCCATATCTTTAGTGATTGCACTTACAGTTTCAATGGCACAAGCATGGACAAGATCTTTTTGAATATCGGAAGAAGTATACTTAAGATTCTTGGGAGCATTCTCAAACACAACCTTCCTAACTTGTTCATTATGCTTGGAAAGAAATTGCATAAGCTCTAAATAATTGCCCCTATTGCTTGATTTCAACGATTCATCATGGCCACGAAAAGGTAAACCTTGTCCCAACAACCATCTTGTGCACTCAAGTGAGACACTCAATAAAGTACGATAATTAATGTGAGCTTCATCAGTTTGCTTAATCACAAATGTTTCaatgtgttgtttttgtgtcATCAAATCTCTAGCTTGTTGTACAACTTTATTATGAAGACTTCCAACACCTCCCTCATGGACTCGAAGATTTTTGGGTCCTTTCTTCCAATTTGTAAACCCTATCTCAGTGAAGACATCACTTCCAGTGCTACCCATTTGATCAAAATCACATTTGAAAAGATAACAATAACGGCAAAATGCAGCATTTTTTGAtatactatactccaaccacTTAAACTTATCAAACCAACCAATGATAAAACATGGATTGTCGCTAACCTTTCTTGGCATGATGTGGTCTCTAGGTTGACAAGGATCATTTTGGAGATAGTGtctacgaattgcttcacgataATTAGGTGGATAATCAAGCATTCGACGTCTATGTGCAGGGTCTGCAGGAAGATTAGCCAATATTTCATCCAACTCAGTGGCCTCACTTTGTTGTGACCtacttggaatatttgaaggaggacttcttggaatatttgaaggaggaggaggactactcggaatatttgaaggaggaggaCTACCCAAAAtgtttgaaggaggatttaagcactgtttcttatagtatcgttccattacgtaactgtaaaatgaaaagaaataaaaattcttaGACTCTATGAATACAACTAAGcaattcaactaatcatattcatatgaatACAACTAAGTAATTTAactaatcatattcatatgaatACAACTAAGCAATTCAACTAATCATCCATCAAGattcaaagaattcaaattttaattttcatcctaaaaaataatttcataatttcattcaaAATGTGGCTTATTACCAATAAGTTTAGTTAAAGATGACTTTTGACATGCCAATTTATCTATATGTACAATTATACATACACATGATTCTTCTAATTCCCAACAATTCGTATCAATAATttcaccctaaaaaataattttaccttaaaaaataatttcataatttgtattAAATAACCATGACATGAATAATCAATAACTTATAACCATATCATTTGATTCACATAATTAAGGTAGGGATTAtgcatttaaaaattaaaaaatttacctttAAATAGTGATTGGAGCCGGCTCAATCTCATAGGACAGGAGAGTGGCTCACTGGCTTGTGGAACAGAAATTAAAGAGGACTTTGTGGCTTTGGCTTGGCTGCTGGAGTTTGAGGAGCAAATTTGGCTGAGATGGATGGTGGCCCGCTCTCTGTGTGTTGATAATTGATGAAGAAGACAGAAGAAAAGGATAGAAAAGAGTAAAGGCAGTGTGGATGgtgtgtggggggggggagTACAGACAGAAAAAGATAATTGATGAAGAAGACAAAAGAAAAGGATAGAAAAGAGTAAAGGCAGTGTGgatggtgtgtgtgtgggggggggggagtaCAGACAGAAAAAGAAATTTAGGGTTTGATTGGGGTGACACGCGGAAGCGGTCCCCCACcccattatatatatttttttaaattcaacatCAAAACGGCGCCGTTTTGATTtagctttttaaatttttttataccaggtccaaaacggcgtcgttttggcctggttttaaaaaaaaaaaaattataatgcaATCTGCAGTGCAGATTGCccagaaaacccagaaaaatagAGGGTTCTACCTCTGCTGCATTCCGGCGAGGCGCGCGAGGGGAGTGGCGAAGACCCGAGGTCCAGTGGTATTTcccggcgaggggagtggcggccgccactcctcgctcctacgtggcttcgccactggttACATTTGATtagtaatttaaataaaaatacccCAGAGCATAAGAAAAGTCCGTTTGATTATATTGTTATGACTAGTTACCTATAACATGGGCACCTTTAGTTTATgatacatttgaattttttgtacatTTGGAATCTAAACGTACCTATAATATAGCACATTTGGTTTTATAATACATTTGGGGTTTTTTGTATGTTTGGTTTCTCGTTACATTTGAAATCTAAACATTCCAACTTGGTTACCTATAACATTGGCACATTTGGTTTTATAgatttttggtacatttgaaatCTAAACGTACCAACATGGTTTCTTATTATAACATTGcaaaattggttttatgataCATTTGGATTATGGTATATTTGGTTTTTCGGTACATTTGGAATACCAAAAGTCGATACTTTTACCATAATTTAAGCGTATTTTTACGTATCTACATGTAAAACTTGAATGAGTTAATGAAGTTTTCTTGGGAAAACTAGTATTAATGACTTCTTCATTGCGGacgtttttaatagaaagttctctcttttttttttttttaaatacatgagaaattagttaaattaattttttttcttattttattcaaaaacgttatttaatGCGTAGAAGTGGATTACAGACATTAAATTCCGATACTATGTGAAATTAGAGCATCCTAAGCTACCTTATGCCTCTTATAGATGCATTTAAATTATGACATGGAAATTAAATGAATGGAAAATTacattttgttattttgttcGGCTTTGTTAGTATATATGCAGTATGTTGTGATGTCACTTTAATTTCGTTTGTTTGCAAATGATTTTaatcctttttgtttatttcatcagcggtttgtgtgTCGGCCTCCCTGTGTAATTGTGTTTCGGCACATTACGCAATGAGAATGGGAATTGAGCCGCCGATACTCTCGCTTGAGAGTATTGTGAGAGGCGTGTTCAATGAAAGAGCTTTGAAAGCTCGGATGCTAGCcgatgaagaaacaaaatttcagTTCTTGCATTAATGGGCCTAATGGCTCCGGACTGTGATATTTCGGTACTGGACGGGCTAAAGTATGTGTCGAGATTTGGAATTCCTTTAAAGAAGTATTGGAAAACCGGACAAAAGGCACCAAACATCCCACAGGTTAgtcttattatatatatatatatatatatatatatgtttatatatacattATTATGGATCAAAATCTGTTAATATAtatgttaatatatatattattatgtaGGAAAGCTTTACAAGTATAGGATTGCCGATTACGAAAGTATTGGCAACCATACGGCCACCATTAAATATATGCTCAGACAGTTTCCACTTATTTGCGATGCTTACTTGAGTGACACTGTATATGATTACAAAGATGTAAGTACTAAATTGTTGTGTAAGTTGTGtttgttgtctttttttttatagggaAGTTGTGTTTGTTGTCTTTTTACAGGGAATTTATACATATGAAATGAATCGCCAAGGTGAGAACTTGGAATTGCATGCAATGGTTTTAGTAGGATGGGGATATAGTGATGGTGGAGAAGTTGGAGAAAGCGTTGGAGACAAATCAAGTGAAAGCAGCGGAGAGCTTGAGGAAAGTGATGAAGACGCTGATGAAGGTGCTGAGGAAGGCAGCGGAGAGGATGAAGAGTCAAATGAAGACAGGGAAGTCAAACACTACTACAATAGTGATGTGCAACTGGGGGGATAAATGGGGTCAGGGAGGATTTGGCCTTATGGAGAAAAGGTTAATCCGGCGGGTCTATTATCCCACAATACTGCCTCCTGATGAATTGCCGCCTGATGAGATCTGAGCTCTGTAGTCTAGTCTCTCGAACAAGAAATTGGTTATGTACTCGTATATTAGCTCTTGTGTTTATATGGTTCTGAGACTTCtagttaattaatattaatttttggtTCCAATTGAAAAGCGATTAAATGATTATTTATCTTATAGTTGTTTGAGATAAAGATTCAAGTCTTTGTTATCCAAATGAACCTGATCATGGTTGAAATGGTCGTTTGGTCGAGTCAGAGCCCCTATTGGTGTTTTGGCTCGAGCACGCGAGCCTGCAGCTTCCCATGGTTATGTGATGTGAATGTGATTGACCAAGTATGTGTGGATTTCCGTGTGTACTTTGCAAATCCTTTGGGGAAAAAAAGAGAAGGAGATGAAACAAATACATGATATAGATCAGATACCAGACATTCCGACTTGGTGAATTTCTTCGTACAACTCGGGAATcattgatattattaatacgaCAGTTGAATAATTTTCGATATCGTGTCCGTTATGTTACAGTGTAAACCTACATGGCaagcaacttacaacaaggcatgcaacttacaacatggCATTTGAGTCATTGGGCGGCTTGACCATCGGcggtttttttttcattgagtGGTAATGCAAACTACCCTACACTCTTGATACGCCAATGTAGCAATCTAATCGAATAACGCGACACCATATGTTTTAGTTTGCAACATGACATTACATAATTCATCCGAAATATGCTACGGTAGTATACAGGAGTTGTAGTTCTCTATGAATCATAGACTATGATTGTATAATGTGTTGTGCTATGacagcaccaaacccgttggaaccaactcaaccTAACCCAcaagaaatttatcaaatgaaaatgcaagaacaaaaaattaaagacaccaagattttaacgaggttcctcaacagtcagtgtaactagAGTACGTCCTCGGAACAGTAGGAGCTCatccaataatccactatcaaccaaatgggagtttacaaagtgttggcaagctcacaacccaaaaaacccaatacacccaatagctctcacacaccacagaaacaaatagagaaagaaatataatgaataatttcttctctatacatatagctcaaagctattacaacaacaactatgATGGATGATTGCTAACCAAAAAGAAgagcactttcttcttctcttcaaagaAGGGCTGCTGCACCCTTTCTGTTTTTCTGATGCTCTGCAGCTTTCTCTGCTTCTCTCAGCAGCTTTCTCCTTTCTACTCCAAAACGAAATGAGCTTCACACTCACAATTAGTGCCCCAACCGAAACCCCCTTATTCTTTTCCTttgaaaaacaacaaaagcaaaaagaaacataatcatgatgcCTCCTCATCATGATGTTCCCTCATCATTttgtctttcaccttttttttttgttttgatttgtttatTAGCCGAAAGTTGTTTGGCTTGTTTGGtcataattcaacaatctccaccttggccaaattccgaaaatgccatgataagccaaccaacacaatcaaCACGAAAAttactcccaaacactagcaagagaacaactcatgccgagccaaatgctccaaaactcctactgctcaacgcattctttatataggcaaaatatgaaccaagttcaagcaatgaacaaacttggctacaccaacaaccttagtcaacatatcagcggggttgtctttagttggaatcttctggagaataaTCTCTCATTCACCAATGacttcacgaacaaagtgatagcgcacatctatgtgcttggtcctcgcatgatgaacctgatacttagccaaataaatggcactctgactatcacaatgtacctccacctgcttctgatcaacccccaaatctctaatcagcccatgtatccaaatggcctcctttatagcttcaacAACTGctatatattcagcctctgtagtagacaaggcaacagacgactgcaaaatggacctccaacaaactgcccctttagccatagtaaacacatagcctgtagtagacttccttccatccagatcacctgcataatctgaatcaacataaccaactgcaaaatgaccaataccagagtcatccctctcaaaacataaaccaacatctcgagtaccatggagatacctcaatatccacttagctgcttgccaatgctctttacgtggattatgcatatatcgactcaccatgccaactacatgagcaatatccggtctagagcataccattgcatacatcaaactaccaaccaaatttgcatatggtatatttttcatttgcagcttctctttatcagttttaggacactgtagagaactcaatttaaaatgaggagccaaaggggtactaaccggtttggttgaatcatggactccaaacttccgaatcaacttctcaaggtattgtctttgattcaaactgaccaaacctttctttctatctctagtgatctccatgccaaggatctgctttgcttcaccaagatccttcatctcaaactcattcttcatttgcttcttcaatttctcaatcttttcgacattctttgaggcaatcaacatatcatcaacatatatcaacaaataaatgaaagacccatcttgcaacttcttgaagtacacacaatgatcatattgacttcaagaataattttggcctctcataaatttatcaaacctcaaataccattgtcttggagattgcttcaagccataaagtgatttcttcaacttgcaaaacaaattttccttccctttcactgtatacccatccggttgacacatatagatctcttcattcaaatcaccatgtaggaaagccgtcttcacatcgagttgcacaagctcaagatcatactgtgcaataagagctaacataatgcgaattgaggagtgcttcacaactgGAGAAAAGATTTCGTTGTAGTCAATGTCCTcattttgtgcataccctttagcaactaatcttgctttgaatctcacattgcttttctcatcagcatcttcttTCTTGGCAtgcacccatttgcaaccgatagctttcttgcccttaagcaatttagctaactcccaagtcttgttcttcaagagagaattcatctcttCACctatggcattgcaccacctctcattctcctcactctcaatggcttcctcgaAATTCGATGGAATatcatcagtgataataggaagagcaaaagcaacatagtcactataccgaactggcttggtaatttgtctctttcctctgttcttagcaatagactcttgaggtgaaacttgctcttcaacttgaatagaatcttcaagttcaacttcttcacttgtagtggcttcgatatcagcggaaataggatttg
This window of the Malus domestica chromosome 03, GDT2T_hap1 genome carries:
- the LOC139194331 gene encoding uncharacterized protein, whose translation is MERYYKKQCLNPPSNILGSPPPSNIPSSPPPPSNIPRSPPSNIPSRSQQSEATELDEILANLPADPAHRRRMLDYPPNYREAIRRHYLQNDPCQPRDHIMPRKVSDNPCFIIGWFDKFKWLEYSISKNAAFCRYCYLFKCDFDQMGSTGSDVFTEIGFTNWKKGPKNLRVHEGGVGSLHNKVVQQARDLMTQKQHIETFVIKQTDEAHINYRTLLSVSLECTRWLLGQGLPFRGHDESLKSSNRGNYLELMQFLSKHNEQVRKVVFENAPKNLKYTSSDIQKDLVHACAIETVSAITKDMEGAFFSLLVDGARDSSTKEQMAVVLRYVNKKGEAIEKFLGVQHVSSTTSSSLEDAIERLFATTNLSMSKLRGQGYDGASNMKGELNGLKTKILNKYPQAFYIHCFAHQLQLALVFVAKENEDVANFFINASSLVNLIGSSCKRRDAFREKQQEQIQKALDLGNLETGKGLNQEMSLMRPCDTRWNSHYGTIVSIIVMFEAVVEVVEWIKSDRNQDNLGEATRLFKDIQTFDFAFHLFLMRLILGITNELSQALQKKDQDIVNAMALVEVCKQRLQSLRDDDFGDLLHDVEKFCEEHDIIVPNMEDLHFVPGKSRRKAPKITNFHYYRVDLYFQVLDMQLKELNDRFNEVNTELLLCMACLSPVNNFASFDKAKIVRLAKLYSQDFDRMDLMNLPIQLDNYIHDMKMHSEFSSLRGISDLA